Genomic DNA from Hordeum vulgare subsp. vulgare chromosome 2H, MorexV3_pseudomolecules_assembly, whole genome shotgun sequence:
CCCTTCACATCTTGGAAAACTAACCACATGCTATGTAGACTTTGCATGGCTCCTCGTGCAAACTCCAACTCCATGGTGTCACTCTTGACACTAAACCTTGTTAGACACCGAAATGGATAGCCACTGTCAATAACCAGCCGTTTGTTTCTGGATTGTGTAGGTTTCTTCACTTGTATGTGCAGTTCACTGAGAGACGGTATGCTCCCGAGAACTTGAAGGTCTTCCTCTCCCAGTGTTTCAAGTGTGATACTTAGGGACAAGAGGGAACTCATGGAGCACATCCACCTTGGCACTGCACAAACAACACTATCAAGCATGTGGAATAACAATAGTTGTGTTAGTTGAATAAAGGTTGACGGCAGCTCTTCTGCTATTCCAGTGGACCTGATGTCCAGCACATGCAGAAATTGCAGATTGTTAACCCCTTTCGGGATCTTCGTGATGGATGTACCCTTTAAACTCAGATATCTCAAGTGAAACAAACTGCATATATCCTTCCAATGATTGTTATCCACTTGCTTGCAGTCAGTTAAATCCAACACACGCAAAACTGGAAAACCAGAAAGTGCTGGCAAGAAATTGAAGGCTGGACTACAAACAGTAAGTGACCTCACATGGGACAAGGTCATGGTGGGCAACTGATTAGCAACTTCTTCAATGTTGGTCTGGACAGACAGTCGGCGGATCTTACTTGGTAGATCCACTCGCTGCGGAACACCGACTGTTGTTAGGAAATTCTCCTCGTTCGACAAGGAAGTGATGAGGTCACGCACCATATCATGTATGCGACAAGAGTGCACTTTATTCCCATTGTCGATTTTTACAGGTTGGACCAAACTTTTATTAATGAGCTGGTTGAAGTAATCCTCTCCTACTtcatataagcttcttccatgttctttcttCACAAAACCTTCCCCCACCCATTTCCATATTAACTGTTCAGTTTGAATCTCATAATCCTCTGGATACAGACTAAGATGTAGTATACAAGTCTTGAGGTGTGGAGGTAGATCAGAGTAACTGACGGATAATATCCTTCTCATGTTCTTCAGATCATCATGACCATTGTCTAGCCCTGAACCCATAGATTTGTACACCTTGGACCAATACTCATGTGTATGTGATCTTTCTGTTTTACTGGACAGCAAGCTACCTATTGTAATGATAGCCAACGGCACTCCACCACATCTTTGTAAAATTTTCTCAGATATTTCAAACAATTGATTAGGTGGTGATTTGTTCTCGGTCTCATATATTCTTTGGTGGAACAACTTTCTTGAGTCAACAACAGAAAGAGGTCTCAGCCGATATACACCACCAGCTTGCTGCGCAACATCAAGAATCCGAGTTGTTGTGATTACTCTACTTTCATATTCATTCTCAGTCAAGGCATACTTGATATTTTCCCAGACGGATTTATCCCATATGTCGTCAATAACAATCAAGTACCTTCAATTAATAACCAAATACATATATTATAAGGCTATTTAAGTTCTCATAAATTGAGCAGAACTGAGCTAACTTAAATGGCAAAGCAAGTAAAAAACTTGAGTGTTCTGCACTACTGCAATTTCCTTGTGGCATGCATGTATGAAACATTGGGGAAcacatatttgttataatatagtCATCTACCATTTATCCCAAAAGATCGAGGAGATATAATAATAATATACATAAGAATATTCACATGGGTACCTCTTGTTTCTAAGGAATGTTCTTATCTCACTGATGAGCTGTTCTTCGCCCCATGATGACTCATTAATGCTCTGGTACGTCTGCTTGTCAAGTTGATGGAGCAAGCTCTTGAAAATCTTCTTTATGTTAGGATTAAGAGACACCGAAATAAAAGCTGCACAATCAAATTGCGGTGTTTGTTTTTGTGGATCGACTTGCCCTTTCAGCTTCTGATACACTGCATTGGCAAGGGTTGTCTTGCCTAGTCCACCAAATCCAACAATAGAGACCACCTTCAGCTGTTTCTTGGAAACCTCATCTCCCTCCTTTAGCATCTTGAGTACCTCAAGGCTCTTCTCATCAGTGCCAACAAGCTCTGTGGCCTTCCTATACAAGGTTGATAGGCGAAGGGCATCAATAGTTGGACCAGTTGGCTTGGCAGCGGCCACACTGTCAACCTTGTACCTATCACGCCGCTCGCTGACTTCCTTGATGCGGCTCTTGATGTCTTTGATATCGATGCCGATATTGTGGCGAATCTTGCCCTTGGTAAGCAGGCTGATGCTCTTGTCAATGAAGTTCCTGAAGCTATGGGACTTCTCTTGTCCATGGGTTTCGATATGAACCATGAATTTGTCGATGCTATCTTCAAGGTCGTATGACAGGTCTCTCACAGCCTTGGCCCAAAGCTTGACTTGGATGTCCGGTGGCTGGTCAATTGGTGCCTCAGAAACCTTGATGAGAACTGCCTGCATGCTCTCCATCTCGGCTTTGAGAAACATGATCTCGCCCCTGACACCCCTCTGAAGGTTGTATTCCTCTGTGATCAGGTCGGCGAGCTTGGGCAGGAGGGTACCCATCGCTCCGGTTACGACCTCCGCCATGCTCGGACGCGCACAGTAGCTCAGCCTCTCAGCTGGGGGTGGTGTCTGACCAAGCTTCGTCTTGTACAACACAACCTAAAGGGTTGCAATATGATTAATTAGTCAGGATGGTAGAGTCAAAACCTCTGCAGGACATTCAGACCACCGTCCTCGCGGCTGAACAAAAGGCAGAAGGAAGCAGTGACTTCACCGATTAGGGaaattttaggaacctgcagctCCTTGTTAGTGTCAGAGCAATAATGTGTAGCATTCGCATGTTGCATAAcatttttttgttgttgcaattattgcATAACATTACTTTCACGGATTTTTCTATTTAGGAAGATCGATCCTAAACACGATTAAATAGCAGCAGGTGTTTCTCAAGTTAACAATTAGTATTCCCACTGTAAAGTAATTTAAgacttttttttctttctaaaaggtcttatattactTTTTACAGAAGGAGTGGTTTTTATCGGAGAAAATTCTGGGGAACAGCAGCAGTAGCTCAGCCTATGTTTCAGAGTAGATATATGCAGCAATCTGATTTATTTATTTACTGTTGGTAAATGAATCATTTAGAAAAGGAAGGGTATCTGTCAACAATAACATGACAGATTAACAATACTTGGCATAGTTTCTAAGTAGAatgatgaaacttaacagcatcctCAACACGATTAAGCTAAATAGTAAGAATAGCAACCAACTTGGTTTATCACGATTCCGAGAAACTTTTACGCAAGAGGAAAAGAGAAGGAAATGGTGATTACCTAGAGAAGGCCTCTTGCGTGCGAGTTCTTCCAGAATCCAGATACGCTGAGTACTCACAAGGACGGCCACCTTGGTAAACAAAAATTAGACCGAGCTCTTGCCACCTTGTGCCCTGACCGGCGCCGGTGACCTCCGCTGGATCTCACGCTGAGGAGAGGGGGTTGGAGAGCGAAGGGCAAGGAGAAGGAAGCGGACGGTGTcgcggccaaggggtggaggCCTCTGCTGGATCTCACGCTGACGAGAGAGCAAGTGAGCAGTGTCAGTGTGCACTGATTGGGGACAATTTTTTGTGGGAAGAGAAGAGACTGGATAGAGATGCAGAGAGTGACGGTTCAGACCAAAGATGCTTTTCGCATTGCGGCAGTAGATGGTGCCTGTCCTTTTCTGTCCCTTTTAAGACGTCCAGCTCATTCTTTAATAATTAGTCTCACAGCTAGGCGATGCTTCCCACGTCTATTCGTCAatataagagcatggttaataatacgTATAAAAATCGAATATAAAAAGTTGTCGTGTCATATAGAGTTAAGCTAATAGCCGGCATATACAATAGTATATTTTAGATGTGTACTATTTTAATAGTAGTTGACCCACCTTACAATCTTACAAAGTGTCGTGGATCTCGTGCTGCAGCTGGCTATTCATCAAGAGCtcgcttctcttctctctccttctctttctcctccaaGTAAGTAAGGGTATAATATTCTAATCCTTATAGCGTGCTTATGTTACCTTATTATCTTGCTCTAAGTGCATTTCTAATTGATCTCCTATAATCGGTCAACAAAGTAAAATTTTGGTTTTCCCTACTAACCGACACCTAGCGGATCCTCCATCTCTCGCGCGTCCGCGTCGCCACTACATATTTGCTGGCGCGCCTCCCGTCGGTCCCCCGCTAGCCCCGCCGCTACCTCGTTTCATCCCTTGCCCTCCGTCGCCGTTCTGCCCGTAGGTCAGCCCGTCGGTCAGCCCGTTCGGACCCCGCTGTCGTCGCCGGAATCAAGGTGagacgtcgtcgccgtcgccattgTTGATTCGTCTGATTTCTTTCGAGTCACTTCTTTTTCTAGCGGCCGTCGCATCCAACCTTACTTGTGCATCGCTGCAGGTCACTCGTCGCTTGTGCACCACCATCGCACCCGAAGTGTTTGACGAATTGCCTAGGTGaactttttttgtttgtttctctTTGAACCGAGCCATTTGGATTGAACCGAACCGTTTGGATTTTTAGATGAAGAGGTTGAGGGGGATGGCGTTGAAGGACTCGTAGTTGGAGATATTATCCCGCCATATGACCCGCCCTAAGAGGCCGGGTCAAGATGGTGACGGCTCAACGTTCATATTCAGGATGGGCCCTGACCTACAAGGCAGGAGGCGCAAGGCGGTTTACCAACGAGAGCCGGCAGCGGCCCAAGACACAAGGATGGCGGGTCATGGCCCACAAGGGAGAAGGTTGTCACGGgtttccttgcttaaggagcaaggcgagttagagacataacAGGTCACGGATCATAATATGACCCGGACACTTGTAAACCTAAGGGTCTCgatctgtatataaaggcgagtctccagGGCTGGTAGACTTAAGTTAGAATCAATCAAGAGTTAGGTTAGGCGAAACCGcaaccttgtaatcgatttcaacatcaatacacacaaagcaggacgtaggcttttacctccatcggaggggccgaacctgggtgaactcgtctctcgttcctgttcaacccctttgagtcgccacatagttgcgatgacttcaccactaagtcctttcacgaggacatctgtcatgacaaaaccacgacacttgtcGTCATCCGAAGAGGAGGGAGAAGACGATGATGACTTTGACACCATTTTAGGCATGATTTTCAATGATGATGTTCAGCGGCTGAGGAGAGGATCACAATTTGGCCGCATACACATCAACCATGATAGAGCGGAGAACCATGCCAAGATtatgaaagattactttgatccaAATCCAACCTATCCGGAGAAGTCCTTTTGCCGATGCTTTCGGATGCACACAAGTATTTTTCTAACCATTGCATAAGCCGTTGAGATATATGATAACCGATTCAAGCTCCGAAGAAATGCATGTGGAGAGATCAGTGCAAGCCCTCTGGTGAAATGCATTGAGGTTGTTCGAGTCTTGGCATATGGGTGTTCTACCAATGCAATTGATGGATATGTACGCATTGACGAAGATACAATCTTGGAGgttgttcgaaggttcaccaaagCCGTGATCGTTGTCTTTGGCCCGGAGTACTTGAGAGCCCCAACCGAGGAAGACACCAGAGGCTCATGAGTGAGAGTGAAGCAAGAGGATGGCCACAGATGCTTGGATCACTTGACTATACGGAATctttacagattgctatagattgttctgttttaaacaaattatgttttgcttgcatagtttgcttgtttcgatgatgctatgaattatatggggcgtataagtcatggataagttagaatacagtacctattatgcaattataaattaagaatcaatttataacagtacctaaagtatgcaatatgtttcttatactaatggatctcacgaagttttgttgagttttgtgtgattgaagttttcaagttttgagtgtgatcgcgacggaccatggaataaggagtagcaagagcctaagcttgggatgcccaaggcaccccaagtattattctaaggaagactcaagcgtctaagcttggggatgacccggaagacatcccctctttcatctcaaacCATCGGTACATCACTTGGAACTACATTtttgttcatcacatgatatgtgttttgctgggagattcgtttgcttttgtttgcttttactttcagtttgtcacaatcatcatgtgcttcacttatatcttctgagcttggcagttgctctagtacttcagttGTATCTTTTCgagcatggtggcgtgtagattttatagaaataatttgctctcgttcttcacttatatttgtttgagagctgaaTAAATAATGACAGTAACTTGCATGCATCAtaatactagtccaaaaataataggcattcaatgaatgataatcaaaatcatcatgtagcACACATAAAGAAATTTTGAGTTAATGAcattgatatggtaatatgaaaaaggtgtaagtccataattgttgattcatataagtgtagggattaaaggggtgttaacttgttgttcatctaaatattaaagaggcatggtgattatgtgtgagcattcttaatcctcgttaaaatcctagtgttgtctcgAGTCGGGGGCGCGCggcggttaactcctaccaacccctccctcggggcatgggagtagtgctttgatgtgtgataaaactaataaaattcacaataagtatgtgagttctttatgaataatgtgacaccttggacatacgcatctttaccttctcatattttctagcctcttcgataccgtgcacaacccattctcacctcgaggattggtgcaaattTCGTTGGTGCATCCACACGCCGCGGCATGATACACTctcttgcacataagcctcattttatcttcctcaaaacaaccaccatacctacctattatggcattttcatagc
This window encodes:
- the LOC123428346 gene encoding disease resistance protein Pik-2-like, with translation MAEVVTGAMGTLLPKLADLITEEYNLQRGVRGEIMFLKAEMESMQAVLIKVSEAPIDQPPDIQVKLWAKAVRDLSYDLEDSIDKFMVHIETHGQEKSHSFRNFIDKSISLLTKGKIRHNIGIDIKDIKSRIKEVSERRDRYKVDSVAAAKPTGPTIDALRLSTLYRKATELVGTDEKSLEVLKMLKEGDEVSKKQLKVVSIVGFGGLGKTTLANAVYQKLKGQVDPQKQTPQFDCAAFISVSLNPNIKKIFKSLLHQLDKQTYQSINESSWGEEQLISEIRTFLRNKRYLIVIDDIWDKSVWENIKYALTENEYESRVITTTRILDVAQQAGGVYRLRPLSVVDSRKLFHQRIYETENKSPPNQLFEISEKILQRCGGVPLAIITIGSLLSSKTERSHTHEYWSKVYKSMGSGLDNGHDDLKNMRRILSVSYSDLPPHLKTCILHLSLYPEDYEIQTEQLIWKWVGEGFVKKEHGRSLYEVGEDYFNQLINKSLVQPVKIDNGNKVHSCRIHDMVRDLITSLSNEENFLTTVGVPQRVDLPSKIRRLSVQTNIEEVANQLPTMTLSHVRSLTVCSPAFNFLPALSGFPVLRVLDLTDCKQVDNNHWKDICSLFHLRYLSLKGTSITKIPKGVNNLQFLHVLDIRSTGIAEELPSTFIQLTQLLLFHMLDSVVCAVPRWMCSMSSLLSLSITLETLGEEDLQVLGSIPSLSELHIQVKKPTQSRNKRLVIDSGYPFRCLTRFSVKSDTMELEFARGAMQSLHSMWLVFQDVKGTLLQFGDFVFGLENLSLLEYIYVQFHEGKNTDEEMRNVRNVVDKEIHMNLNKPILEFPKTTEEQADDFIVKFRLELKKQRVELFSRSVLDQS